The genomic region TCCCCCCCtcttgacaaaaaaaaaaaaggaccgACGTTTAGTCGGTTGGTTTAGGGGGAAGGAGTCCCCCTAAGGGCTGAGCTGATCAATCAATGGTTGCTATTGGAACCGTCGGTTACATTAACTAACGGTTTTGATCGATTGCTCGGTTGCAACCGACCGTCGCCTACCCTTACTTGTCATGGAAAAACAGTTAAAGAACAGTTTACAAGATATTAAAAGAATGATCACGTAATTAGGTAATGGGCGTAAGTTCTGGATAAATGGAGCAGTAGCATTTGAAAGTGTGTCACATatatttttaaggagtaaggaaagagaaaatggtAAAGCACATGTACTTCAAGGAAAGGTTAAAAAGAAGTCCTCTTAACTATCTTTATATCTGAGCCACCAAGCCAAACTCTCTAGAACATCTCAAATGTGAAAGTAACTCATGAACCTGCCACTTATTCTGAGTTACTTTCACTTTTCCGTACAAATAGCTATTCTATGCTTATTCCTGTGTGTTTCTGTGCTTGTAACGCTCTTTGATTGCGCTTGGAACGCCCTGGGCGCTTCTGTGCTTAGAACGCATTGGACACTTCTACACTTGGAACACCTTTGGACGTTTCTGGGCTTGGAACTCCCCTGGACACTTTTACACTTGGAACACTTTTggacatttttgcatttggAACACCCTTGGGCGCTTTCACACATGGAACATCCTTGGGCGCTTTTACTCTTGAAACATCCCTGAGCGTTTCTACGCTTGGAACTCTTTGGGCAGTTCCACGCTTGGAACTCTTTGGGTGCTTTCGTGCTTGGAACACCCCTAGTGCTTCTGCACTTGAAACGTCCCTAGTGATTCTGCGCTTGGAACACCTTTAATGTAATTTTCCTATAAATagtactttaaaaataataattaaccaaaattggGCACCTCTTATGTGGTTTGTTTTTAACTTGTTGGCATTGGAAAGCATTGAATGTCAATATCATTACCTTCTTTTTTTCCCCCTTAGAGATGCAAATCTATTCTAATacgaaagaagagaaaagagcaTTTCGTGTCTTTACTTCTACCAACCTGAATACTAAGTTAAATACGTTGCCATACTATTTGCTTCTTTTATGCATTTGtgacaaaagaaagaaggcCTTTTAAGGCCTGGTGGACCAACAAATCTTGggtattataatatttttaatagaaaagTCCAATGGAGTCCAAATGAGCCTAATAGTTGGCCCTTGTAAGCTGTACCCTTCAAACCCCAAAGCCCAAAATCAAATTCTTCCCCCTAAAAACAGAGCTGTTTTAAGTCAATGGCATACCGAGGAAGTACAGTTGTCAACTTGTGAATGGTAGGTTACGGTAAAGTTCCATTGTTACTACTACTTTTCTTCTAGTGGGGCCAACAAAGCTGATTCTGCTCAGTCCAGTCTGGTAGGCGCAAAAACACCTGATTCCATTGTCTTCGCGAACTGCCTGCTCTTCAAACCATCCAATCCTAACTTACATCACATTTGGACAAATCCCAATCTCAGACACGATTGCAATGGCAGATCAGAAGCCAAACCCGCCGCACTCGCGGTCAGGTAAGATTTTCCTTTCCCCCAATCACGTCCATTCTTGACAACAGTCAAGTCCTTCCTCCTCCCCTTTTTGTCTTTTACTGAATGGATCATGAATTTAAATGACAAAAGttagaagaaaaagtgttGATTTGTTTCTTATGTGACTAGCCATCTTTTGAGTCTGATTTTTTCGATCTTCATCAAACTATTCTCTGTCTGGTTGTTGAGAAATCTCAGCAAACAAATGGCAATGATATCTTGAATATGTGAGACTATTTGGTTTCGACTGTAGAGGACAACATCTGAGTAAAATTGAAATCTTGTGATCTTTGGGTGGAATTTTATTGGTCTCTTTTGATTTTCCAATTTGTTTTCTCTGCCATACCATCGGAAACCAGGAGTGCATTTGTTTCCTTGTTCGTGCTCTGCAATTGTGGTGTTCTTCAATTTGTCATAATCTTTTTGCTGGTGTTCTGCACCTTTCCATGGCTGAATATATTAGTGGTGGTTTTGATTGATCATATTGAATGCATTATGTGCCATATAATGTTTGTACAGTTATTGAACTTTGTTTGAAGTCTAATTGAGATTTATAAACTATATTTGTGGTGATAGGAGATGAGGATGTAAAAGCACCTAATATATTTGAAAGAGCAAAGGAAGAGATTGAAGCAGTGATTCATTCCGGAAAAATACCTCATTTTCATAAGGAAACTCATGGAAAGCGTAATGATATTGATGAAAATACCCCATTGGAGGATGTGAAAGCGCCTAATGTGTTCGAACGAGCAAAGGAGGAGATTGAGGCCCTTGTTGAGACAATCCATCTCAAGAAAGAGTCTCACACTCATGATGATGAAAGGTTGGAATCTAATATTTCTCCTTTGAATGGAAATTGAGAGTCAAATGAGGGTGCCTTTTCTGGATACTTAATTTCACATCACAATGAATTTTCAGGGACCATTCTACCAAGGCAGAATCGAACCATGAGAAACCAGGTTCTTTGCTAGTTTTTTGGCTCATGCTTATTtcttaaatatctttttcaagCTCTGGATAGTTTTAAGGGCTACGATGATGAACTTTAGTGCTATATGTGCTCTGCTTTTTGTTGGCAGAAAATGGTGCCAAGGCCCCCAATTTGATTGAAAGAGCTAAGGAAGAGATTGAAGCAGTGATTCATACCGGAAAAGTACATTTCCATAAGGAAACTCATGGAAAGCGTAATGATATTGATGAAAACACCCCATTGGATGATGTGAAGGCACCTAATGTGTTTGAACGAGCAAAGGAGGAGATTGAGGCTCTTGTTGAAACAATCCATCACAAGAAAGAGTCTCACACTCATGATGATAAGAGGTTGGAATCTGATAAACTGAATATGAGAATCAAATATTGAACTTTTAAGGGGTCCTTTTTCTGGATACTTAATCTAACATCACACTGAATTTTCAGGGACCATTCTCCCAAGGCAGAATCGAAACACAAGAAACCAGGTTCTTTGCTAGTCTATTGGCTTATGCTTATTTCTTAGATATCTTTTTCAAGCTCTGGATAGTTTTAAGGTTATGATGAGAAACTTCTTCAGCGCTATACGtgcttttttatttcttacaTTGGCAGGAAATGGTATCGAGGCCCCCAATTGGACTGAAAGAGCTAAGGAAGAGATTGAAGCAATCTTGCACCATGAGAAGTCACCACATCAGCATCACAAAGAAACTCATGGGAGGAATGATGACATTGATGAGACCACTCCACTGAATGAAGTTAAAGCGCCTAATGTTTTTGAGCgaccaaaagaagaaattgaagcGATTGTTGGAGCAATCCATCCGACGACAGAATCAAAAGGTTTTGTTTCCTCACCGAAGGAAGATGGGGGATTTAGGCACTGCATGGGAATGGGGTTGGAAAAACTATGCCATCCTTGGGGTAGCAAGAGAGATTAATACCAAACTTTTTGTATAGTTCTGATGGTTCTTGCCTATTTGTGAAAATTGCCATTCGTCAATGATTGTTTCAAGAATTTGGTAAATCCATtgttttttccatttcatttctgtATCTCTGTTGACGCTGCATATAATTTCGGTGCGTTCATTATTGGAAGTATTTTACATAGAGTTAGCTGGTTCTCTGCAATTTTCGTCTCACTCATCCCATCCACAGATTATATACTAATATTCGTTAGcatcatttttcattccaTTTTGATTCCTGGATTTGATACAGGCCTTTCTAATCATAAACTAAAGGTTATACTATGTAATCCTGTGTGTTTAAAGCAACCCTTTGCCTGCTCCCTAACAAGATGTGGTCACGTACAATCATTGTTAAGAAAGTTGAAGATAAATGCCAACATGGCTTGTCAAGCTTGCCTTGACATTACGTTTGAGGTAAATTTTGACAGATTCATGCTGCTGGATTGAGATATTTCCAGCTCTGCTTGCTGACAAAAGTCAATTTTTGCAGCCATTTCAATTACATCAGGCTCCCACGATTGTTTCCTTAAATGCACATGCATCTCTCTGTTCAATGAATCATCGTAAGCATGATTGGAGCTCATCAATTCCATCAATTACTGCTCCCCAcaaaaagagaagtaaaaTGGAATCTTTGTGGCATTGGTCTCAGTTTTCTGTTATGCTCCTTTCTTGTTTAATTCCCCATCACTGAATTTTAGTCTAAGTTTTGGATTCATTGGAAACCCAATGGTGAATGATTggaaaaaaacaatatttgatgaCTCTTTGGATTGAAGTATAAGAATTGAATACGTTGGGATTGGCTAGaacttttcaaattcaagCGAAGCCAATGTCCAGGTGACCCTGGTCACTGACGATTGCACAGCAAAAACTATGgcttaaaaaattgaaaagactGACGGAACGTGACAACGACCGCAACAGAACCTTCAGCTTTGAGCTGTTATCATATATGTACAGTACAGCACAAAACCCCCGACGACTTCGTATAAAACACGATATTTTAATATACTAGAAAAGTGGCCTAATGCTAATGGTTGGTTCTGAGAATAAATCCTAGCCGTTAAATCCAGATTCAGAAGGAAGATGAGAAAAAGGGCAAAAATGCGGTGATCCTGATGTACGGACGTGAAGCCGGGGGAAAATGAATCCATGATTCCTATGATCATGATAAAGGCAACCTTAAAAAGAGGGCAAATGAAGAGAACAATCTAACAAAAGTATCTAACTCTTCCTCTTTATGTTTCTTTATAACTTGTTCGTCACGCCCATGTTCCTTTTCCCAGCTGAAGCTagctcttcctctctctctgtcCTTTGACTTTCTTTCCTCTCAGTAATCCATGGCGGTTTCTCtcaatttccttttcctttagTTCCACAACTCAAAGCCCCCTTTTCCATCGCAGAATCCTCCGTCTCTCTGAACCGTTTCTTCTTCAGCTACCAACAGAAATGCCTTTGAGTCTCAAatagttttccttttttttttccttatggATAACAGAAATGGCTTTTCGGATTCAAACGAAATCAGCAACAACAGCAGCACGTGCTGCATCGCGGCAGCAACCAACAGCGAAACGCTCGCTTCATCAGAACCGTTGAACACTCCCGCCATAGCAgctcttcaaattctttccaGAAACCTCGAGTCCGTTTTCGAATCAACGGACTCCGATTCCTTATACTCCGATGCCAAAATTGGGCTTTCCTCGGGCCGTGAAGTCCCCGTCCACCGCTGCATTTTATCGGCGAGGAGTTCCGTTTTCAAGACCGTGTTTTCGGGGCTAAAAGATAGAGGAGCTAAGTTCGAGCTGAAAGAGTTGGCTAGGGACTATGAGATTGGCTATGATTCTCTTGTTGCGGTTCTGGCTTACTTGTATAGTGGAAGAGTGAGATCGTTGCCGAGAGGCGTTTGCGTTTGCGTTGACGATGATTGCTCCCACTTGGCTTGCAGGCCGGCTGTTGATTTTGTGGCTGAAGTTTTATACGCAGCTTTTACTTTTCAGGTCTCTGAATTGATTTCCCTTTATCAGGTCAGTAACTACTCATGTTTTTAGCCTTTCTCAATCATGTTTAAGTCTTAATTATATAGTAATACTACGAATTTGTAAATTTGTGAGGAATTATATAGTTTGGGGAAAAAAAAGTTATgatgttattttctttatacATTCCAgtaatttttgtcaaaactAATCCCTATAACAATTTGCAAGTTTTGATTTTCAGGGTTCGATTCATATTTAGTTTTGCTATTtgctttttcctttaaaaagcAAAAGAGTATGTTTTGTGGTGAACAACAGAATGTATGCTTTAAGTAATGTTTGAATGAATGTTATATTTGAgttgtttgcttattttaagattttgctttctttttttttttaatttgtgctCTGATTTTGATTCCAGAGGCATCTTTTAGACATTATCGACAAGGTTGAAATGGATGATATATTGGTGGTTCTTTATGTTGCAAATATGTGCGGTAATACTTGTGAAAGATTGCTGGCAAAGTGTATAGAGACTCTTGTAAAATCTGATGTTGATATTGTAACACTTGACAAGGCCTTGCCTTATCACATTGTGAAACAAATCATGGATTCCCGTCTGGAACTTGGTTTGGACAAGCCTGAGAACACAGGTTTTCCTGATAAACATGTGAAGAGGATACATCGTGCTTTGGATTCGGATGACGTTGAATTAGTGAGAATGCTACTGAAAGAGGGTCATACTAATTTAGATGAGGCAAGTGCACTTCACTATGCCGTGGCATACTGTGATGCGAAGACCACAACTGAATTACTTGACCTTGGACTTGCTGATGTTAACCGTAGAAACTCAAGGGGATACACTGTGTTGCATGTTGCGGCAATGAGGAAAGAGCCTAAGATTATAGTATCTCTTTTAACCAAAGGTGCCCGGCCATCTGATCTCACCCTAGATGGTAGGAAAGCTTTTCAGATCTCAAAGCGACTCACCAGGGCTGCAGATTACTATATGTCTACTGAGGAAGGAAAGGCTTCTCCAAAGGACCGTTTGTGCGTTGAGATACTGGAGCAGGCAGAAAGAAGAGATCCATTGCTTGGAGAagcttctctttctcttgcCATGGCTGGTGATGATCTACGGATGAAATTATTGTATCTTGAAAATAGAGGTAATTTTCAGATCATATTCaaatccttttccttttcatgcTAGCTGCTTTATCTTGGATGGCCCTTCTCAGTTACTTTCTTCAAATGGTCAGGTTTTTAGCCATTAGAATTCCCATTTCTTTATAGTTTCAACCTATGATTTTGCAGTAAGGAGccctttgttttttcctttgaatCTCCAATATGTGTTTTTACCGGTGAGTAGTCATGCAGGTGATGCTGTGGGCTTCCATCAGTCATATTTACTTGtccaagaaaatagttttatacAGACCAAAAGTCGGTAGAGAATAGCAACGTATTGCAATTTGTGAACCAGAATGGAAAATAACAACTTCGACGGAGTGAACAATGTGCTTTTGCTTTGCAAGGAAATGCTGACCACACCTATTATCATAGGAAATGTTAGACCAATGCAAAGGGAATTAAGGCAATTACCTGACTATTATAATAGTACTATATACTTAACACAGTGAAATTATTGCACAccaaaattctctttttctcttgctCTTCTAAATCAAAGTATGAAActcctctcttctctctctcgaCTACTGCAAGTTTGTCTATGCTTGATTTATTCATTCGTTCTTTGGTTTAGGTCATTAGTTGAAAATCTGAATGCCACATAGATGTGGTTTTTCCTTAATCACTGATCGCATTAAACAGAGAAGAATAACAATAACTAGAACAAGAACAAACCGAGTTATTTCTCTCCGAACACATGGGGTTGGCAATGTAGACCGCATTGTCTAACTGTGCCCTATTTATAACCCTGTCTTGAATGGTTTCAGTAAACgtgaaaatgagatttttttttttatatagtattagagaagaattaaaagaaaattaatgataGCATAGTTCCACTACTCTTATAGCATGTTTGGTTCGCAGAATGGaatggaatagaatagaataattattttgtGGAAATAGAATAAGGaaggaatagaatagaatgACTATTATGTAGTTTGGTTTATGGAATGGAATAGGGTAGGAATTGTTATTATAACTTATTTCTAATGTTTGAGTGGTAggaataattttgaaaaaattaaattaaaaaataaatgataaaatgacaaaattaccttttattataatttagtaAACTAGACAAAATTActcattattataatttaataatatttttcttttttaatcttttaattttattttcattagaaatttaaaaatttattattaaattattattatgatttttttccaatttctttttattttttctttatttgtattttcattttttaatcttttaatttctattttcattaaaaatttaaacattaatagtttattattaaattattaatataattttttagtttaatttctttttacttttttctttattttcattttatatttgtaggtcgtaattattttcaataaataaagatatttcTGTCCAATAAATTTTTGACTCTATTCCATAGTCATGGAATAGTTATTATCATGGGGAGGTGGGGACTGGTCAAGCCAAGATTTTGAGGTGTAGCCATTCTTCCTCACCTCAAAAACCAACCAAACAAGAGAATAAAAATGAGCAAGGAATGAGGGAGGAATGGCTTAGCTATTCCCCGTACAAAACTTgccattaattttcttttcttttgaattgtaAATATTAGCTTGGTATGTTTTTGCCTTATTTTCTTCCACAATATCAGCATAGAGTTTCTGATCTTTCTTTATTGGATAGATAGGTAGTTTGGTTGTTGAAAAGAGATATCTCTCTGTCTCTGGTGAATATGTCAATTGGTGgaaacaacaaaattaaaagaaagccTAGGCAAATTTATGCTAGGATATCTTTCTGTTGAAAAATGTATTGTGCTAAGTCAGCGTTTCATCTCTGGACTCAAAACCATTAACACCTTCTACTTCGTTATGAATTGTTAATGATTTAAGCCAGAGGTTCACTGGCCATATCATAGAGTCAGAGGATTGGGGGTTTTAAGTTTGTCCTTCTTCTCTACTGATGCGGTCCCAAGTTATTTGCAACCCTGGAAGCATCTCTACCTATATCTAATTTTGAACTCTCCATCATATTTCTTATTGTTGTTGAAAAGTGATGGTTATGTTATCGATTTCTTACTTACCTTACATTTTGCAGTTGGATTGGCAAAACTTCTTTTCCCCATGGAAGCAAAAGTTGCGATGGACATTGCTAAAGTGGATGGAACATCTGAGTTCACATTAGCCAGCATCAATTCCAACAAATTAAATGATGCCCAAAGAACAACTGTGGACTTGAATGAGGCACCTTTTAGAATTCAGGAGGAGCATCTAAATAGGCTGAAAGCACTTTCTAGAACAGGTACCGACTGATGCTTTACAtcaatattttctcttttcctgtTAATGCCCCAATTCATTTTCTTGGGTTTCTCCTTGCCAAAGAATCACATGATGAACCAGTGTAATGTCCTGGTAAGCTATTTCAGGAGTTGTAGATTTTGAGCGTCAGACTAGCATATTGACATTAATTTggaaaaatttgaataaacatcATGTTGATGAGTAACTGCATTTACTCTAAACCCCTCTCTCTGTGGCAGTGGAGCTCGGCAAACGCTTTTTCCCTCGTTGCTCAGAAGTGCTGAACAAGATCATGGACGCTGACGACTTATCTCAGCTAGCATGCGGAGGAAATGACACTCCAGAGGAGCGACTTGTTAAAAAGCAAAGGTACGTGGAACTCCAAGATGTACTGAGCAAGGCATTCAATGAGGATAAAGTAGAGTTTGACAGATCAACTatctcatcttcttcttcatcaaaGTCAATAGGGGTGAGCAGACCTAATGGTAAGCTAACTGGTAGTGGTAGGGGCGGTTAGACCATAGGCCTAATGCAATCTTTTGTAGTTGTATCATAATAATTCCGTTTCTTTTTGACCTTTGGttattttttgggtttttgctTTGTATACTATAAATTAGAACATCATTGATCACAGGAAGATGTGGACAAAAGATACCGttaatttgcttttcttttctttcttttttctttttttttttaaactttttgcTTTTTGAATAGGTTCAATGTtaaattattacttttttctatgataaaatattaaaccaTTACTTAAGTAATGTAGTTTAAACTTGAATTAATTAATcctacaaaaaatttaaaattttattaatgagtgataaattataatttgtcACTACATAAACTTATAGACTAGCAATGGAATGTAGAAAATTGTATAATATTTCTGACAAGATTAATGATTAATTGCCTGTCCAAGAATTAAATGGCCGGCCCACAAATCCAACCTGTTTTAAAAGCAGTTGAAACCCAATTGGATGAAACCCCTAACAACCTAAAAGCGTCGTGATTGCTTCCCAGTTCTCAATCGACTTCGCTCCCACTTTTAGATGCTATTTAGCTCTTGGTTAGATTTCAGATTATGCTAAATACGTGCCGGTCTTCCCTTCCCCTCTGACAACCCTTTAGCCACTTCCAAATCTTACCCACCATCGTCTAACTCGAGGCAAAGCTTTGAGCAGACATTGGTTGGTTTGAACCTTCTAGCGAAGATCAAATCATGAAAAAAGCTTTACaatatcaattaaattatttgcTTACTGATATGAacaaatttcaattattttacgCAGTACTTATCCGACCCTTTTTGAGGGATTATTCCAGGATTTACTAGTCTGAGAATAGAAAGAACCGTCATCGTCACAACAAAATTTCAACAATCACATCAAAAGCAGTTGTTTACAAGTTCTAATCATTATAGccaagtaatattttatattaaataaagttaTAATCTCATCTtaggaaattttaaaatagaataaagaatgGTTAAATTGAATAAGACACGTATTAGACTTTGAAGGACAATAATCCACTATAAAAGGGCAAAACACCTTTTTTGGGAACAGATTTTCTGCTATATTAAAGTCTAGGGTGGCCTAATATTAGTGAACAGCACCACAAGTTGCCCCACCAGTGCAGCTGCCAGCAACGTGGTTAATTAGTTATCTAAACAAATTTCTATTTGGAAGGGTAGAAAATTGAGTGACTAAAGCTAGGAAAAGTTCCATACACTTGTTGCGAACAATCACAAACAACTGAATAACAAAGACAGCATATATGGACTAGGTAACAAGTGAGGTATAAAATCCACAGGTTGCTTTCATGTAAGCTAAGCATCAAATATGCAACACCTTgatttcaacttaaaaaagtGAAATAGCAGAAATAGAAGAGGTATTCAATGCCAAAAGAACCAGGTTGTTGTATATATGGTATAGGGTAGAAATTTTTACAACCTAAAGGACAACAGTAGTAAAAAGAAGAGGCAattaaggaaagaaaaaagggaaatatagaaaaatatgAACATTTCTAACAGGGCAAATGTCACCGTGGTATGAACATTTGTTCCCATCAGCTTCAAGCCTTCAACAAGATTCATGGAAGAGCCATTTCATTTTTAGCTCTTGAGACAGTTTGCTATCATGGATGAAGAAAAAACGAAAGGCAGCAGCAGCCATTCAACTTCCTGCAACCATTGGCGTTTACAGTAAGATAGAAAccataaataattattaccATTAATTTATAACAAGAGCAATTAAGATACAGACCATTTGGTTAGTGAAGGCGTGGATCAGACACAGCCAGTTTGCTCCACCAGCTCACTTGCAAATCCACCCCAGCTACACGGCTTCCAATTGATCAAATCCTCCAACTCAAGATAAATCTTAGAATCATTCACTGATAGCTCTTCATTTGTTACATTGTCTACAATTGAGCTTTCCCCTAGTAGGTTTTCAGACATAACATGATAGACAGATGACATTTCTGGCACACTGCTCTTTTGATCCTGAAGGGAACAGCACAacccatcctccatggaagccgAAAACTCATTCTCCATTTGGTTGTTGTTCTCCATACCATCAGGCAAATACTTTGAGAACTCATCAGGTTGCATTGATTCCAATCTCTCCTGATCAACTTGGTTGCTACACTTGACACTTTGGTCAGTCCCCATAGCCTCAGGCAAGCTCTTTGTGACTTGTGTCTCAAgcaatttccttttcttgctAAATTCCCCCTCATCAAGCTCTTTCTTTTGCTGCTTCCTCTTCTGAATCAGTTGCTGAATGAAGTTAGGAAATTTAGCTATTTTAACAAAGAAATTGCACATTTGTTGCTGCCTACACTCAGAAAACCGAATCCGCTCTTCAAAAACACTCAGCTGATGATTTGACTCTTCCTGTTGTTGTCTCAGTTTCAAAACTTCCAATTGCAAAGCACTCTGATCTTTCTTTAGAATCTCAAGCTCAGTTTCCAATCCAAAACTAGTTGAACTATTAGCACAAATAACTCCTCCCTGTTGCTGCTTATTATATCTACTTCTTCTCTCAATGTTTTTCAGCAAATGCTTCTTTCCTCCTTGAAACCCTTTATTCGCAAACTCCCATCTATCTGAATCAATCTTCCTAAACCcct from Theobroma cacao cultivar B97-61/B2 chromosome 9, Criollo_cocoa_genome_V2, whole genome shotgun sequence harbors:
- the LOC18588371 gene encoding uncharacterized protein LOC18588371; its protein translation is MADQKPNPPHSRSGDEDVKAPNIFERAKEEIEAVIHSGKIPHFHKETHGKRNDIDENTPLEDVKAPNVFERAKEEIEALVETIHLKKESHTHDDERDHSTKAESNHEKPENGAKAPNLIERAKEEIEAVIHTGKVHFHKETHGKRNDIDENTPLDDVKAPNVFERAKEEIEALVETIHHKKESHTHDDKRDHSPKAESKHKKPGNGIEAPNWTERAKEEIEAILHHEKSPHQHHKETHGRNDDIDETTPLNEVKAPNVFERPKEEIEAIVGAIHPTTESKGFVSSPKEDGGFRHCMGMGLEKLCHPWGSKRD
- the LOC18588372 gene encoding regulatory protein NPR1, translated to MDNRNGFSDSNEISNNSSTCCIAAATNSETLASSEPLNTPAIAALQILSRNLESVFESTDSDSLYSDAKIGLSSGREVPVHRCILSARSSVFKTVFSGLKDRGAKFELKELARDYEIGYDSLVAVLAYLYSGRVRSLPRGVCVCVDDDCSHLACRPAVDFVAEVLYAAFTFQVSELISLYQRHLLDIIDKVEMDDILVVLYVANMCGNTCERLLAKCIETLVKSDVDIVTLDKALPYHIVKQIMDSRLELGLDKPENTGFPDKHVKRIHRALDSDDVELVRMLLKEGHTNLDEASALHYAVAYCDAKTTTELLDLGLADVNRRNSRGYTVLHVAAMRKEPKIIVSLLTKGARPSDLTLDGRKAFQISKRLTRAADYYMSTEEGKASPKDRLCVEILEQAERRDPLLGEASLSLAMAGDDLRMKLLYLENRVGLAKLLFPMEAKVAMDIAKVDGTSEFTLASINSNKLNDAQRTTVDLNEAPFRIQEEHLNRLKALSRTVELGKRFFPRCSEVLNKIMDADDLSQLACGGNDTPEERLVKKQRYVELQDVLSKAFNEDKVEFDRSTISSSSSSKSIGVSRPNGKLTGSGRGG
- the LOC18588373 gene encoding heat stress transcription factor A-2 gives rise to the protein MLKESKKMEDEPDNENQSESNIVVKEEPVAAPAAVTESSAATCGGEDQVALLKSVKEEHGEEDDEEMGMVDDMMNGGDCNKISNNGSSSSSSSDVSPNPIEGLQESGPPPFLRKTFEMVEDPETDPIVSWSVNRNSFIVWDSHKFSENLLPKYFKHKNFSSFIRQLNTYGFRKIDSDRWEFANKGFQGGKKHLLKNIERRSRYNKQQQGGVICANSSTSFGLETELEILKKDQSALQLEVLKLRQQQEESNHQLSVFEERIRFSECRQQQMCNFFVKIAKFPNFIQQLIQKRKQQKKELDEGEFSKKRKLLETQVTKSLPEAMGTDQSVKCSNQVDQERLESMQPDEFSKYLPDGMENNNQMENEFSASMEDGLCCSLQDQKSSVPEMSSVYHVMSENLLGESSIVDNVTNEELSVNDSKIYLELEDLINWKPCSWGGFASELVEQTGCV